In Roseofilum capinflatum BLCC-M114, the sequence CGCTCAAAATTTCCGATCAATGAAGACTGTGAAGATGTAGGCCTTGTGTGCATTCCGGCAACGTCAAACAGGCAACAAAAAACCACTCAGCAATGTGCTAAGTGGCTCGATCAATAACCTAGTATGAGAGAGGAGAGAAAACTTTAGCTGACAGCAATTCCAGTGAGCATCAATGCGGTGACGAGGAGGGCAGCGATCGCCCCTTGGAACATATAACGTTGCTGTTGTTCTTGACTGGGAAATTGTGCATAGTACATCTGAGGCTCGTTGGCGTAGTTATTGAGCTGTCCTTCAGGATTAACGGTTGTATACATAAGTTTGACCTCTTTGTTTGCCCTTGTTGTAAACAAATATAACAGATTGTAAAGAAATATTTCTGTGACTTGACAGCCGAAAAGTCGTGATGTTAATCACAAGAACTTGCAAGG encodes:
- the psb34 gene encoding photosystem II assembly protein Psb34, with the protein product MYTTVNPEGQLNNYANEPQMYYAQFPSQEQQQRYMFQGAIAALLVTALMLTGIAVS